From a single Kitasatospora sp. NBC_00458 genomic region:
- a CDS encoding low temperature requirement protein A, with the protein MTATPARSHPAGAPAATAATARTGPAAAFAAPGPAAATGGEPALRASPLELFLDLVFVFTVTQLTDSLAHHLTPGGLTQVLVMLAVIWWMYDAFIWLTNAMPPRTHGRRSLLLLAMAGFLLISLAVPHAFEGSGVVFGWAYLLVVAVHTGMFAVSGVALEPVLRMGGLNLVNTAMVVTGGYLTGSGQLVLWAAAFALQFAIPRLVDLPSFQLRADHFVERHGLIVIIAFGESVIAIGVGAGTADLTAPLVAVAVLSLAVCVGLWWAYFGHDDDVRAEHHMAGVPSEERNRLAISVYNLGHYGLLLGVLLFAAGVKSAVAHPGAPVTAAQAGALAGGVAVFLVANAAGRRTFGLGPNLPRLLAAALVTATVPLGTSASALVQVGAVVLVLAAAFAWEHRAVTAR; encoded by the coding sequence GTGACCGCGACCCCAGCCCGTAGCCACCCCGCCGGTGCCCCCGCCGCCACGGCCGCCACGGCCCGCACCGGACCGGCCGCCGCCTTCGCCGCTCCCGGACCGGCCGCCGCCACCGGCGGCGAACCGGCGCTGCGCGCGAGCCCGTTGGAGCTCTTCCTCGACCTCGTCTTCGTCTTCACCGTCACCCAGCTCACCGACAGCCTCGCCCACCACCTCACCCCGGGCGGCCTCACCCAGGTCCTGGTGATGCTGGCGGTGATCTGGTGGATGTACGACGCGTTCATCTGGCTGACCAACGCCATGCCGCCGCGCACCCACGGCCGGCGGAGCCTGCTGCTGCTGGCGATGGCGGGCTTCCTGCTGATCTCGCTCGCCGTCCCGCACGCCTTCGAGGGCAGCGGGGTCGTCTTCGGCTGGGCGTACCTCCTGGTGGTGGCCGTGCACACCGGCATGTTCGCGGTGTCCGGCGTGGCCCTGGAGCCGGTGCTGCGGATGGGCGGGCTCAACCTGGTCAACACCGCGATGGTGGTGACCGGCGGCTACCTCACCGGCTCCGGCCAGCTCGTCCTCTGGGCGGCGGCCTTCGCCCTGCAGTTCGCCATACCCCGGCTGGTCGACCTGCCCAGCTTCCAGCTGCGCGCCGACCACTTCGTCGAGCGGCACGGACTGATCGTGATCATCGCGTTCGGTGAGTCGGTGATCGCCATCGGCGTCGGCGCGGGCACCGCCGACCTGACCGCCCCGCTGGTCGCCGTCGCCGTGCTGAGCCTCGCCGTCTGCGTCGGCCTCTGGTGGGCGTACTTCGGCCACGACGACGACGTGCGCGCCGAGCACCACATGGCCGGGGTGCCCTCGGAGGAGCGCAACCGGCTCGCCATCAGCGTCTACAACCTGGGCCACTACGGGCTGTTGCTCGGCGTGCTGCTGTTCGCCGCCGGGGTGAAGTCCGCCGTCGCCCACCCGGGTGCGCCGGTCACCGCCGCCCAGGCCGGGGCGCTGGCCGGCGGCGTCGCCGTCTTCCTCGTCGCCAACGCCGCCGGCCGCCGCACCTTCGGCCTCGGTCCGAACCTGCCGCGGCTGCTGGCCGCCGCCCTGGTGACGGCCACCGTGCCGCTCGGCACCAGCGCCTCCGCCCTGGTGCAGGTCGGCGCCGTCGTCCTCGTCCTGGCCGCCGCGTTCGCCTGGGAGCACCGGGCTGTCACAGCCCGGTGA
- a CDS encoding RICIN domain-containing protein, which translates to MTDHAITDGLYRIRNAAGGLLLEIAGGSRRSGAKAVLGAEDGSDAQLWRLSAVHPGGALFHVENVAGGKRLDVTGASPENGVPVQQWSANAFGAQEWLVEHHLDDPGTYTLTSFVSGKALTAPDGPATEPPTPVHQWEDTDSPTQWWRLERQ; encoded by the coding sequence GTGACTGACCACGCGATCACCGACGGCCTCTACCGGATCCGGAACGCCGCCGGCGGCCTGCTGCTGGAGATCGCCGGCGGCAGCCGCCGCAGCGGCGCCAAGGCGGTGCTCGGCGCGGAGGACGGCTCCGACGCGCAACTCTGGCGGCTGAGCGCCGTCCACCCCGGCGGCGCGCTGTTCCACGTCGAGAACGTGGCCGGCGGCAAGCGCCTGGACGTCACCGGGGCCTCCCCGGAGAACGGCGTCCCGGTCCAGCAGTGGTCCGCCAACGCGTTCGGCGCCCAGGAGTGGCTGGTCGAGCACCACCTCGACGACCCCGGCACGTACACCCTCACCAGCTTCGTCAGCGGCAAGGCCCTGACCGCCCCGGACGGCCCGGCCACCGAGCCGCCCACCCCCGTCCACCAGTGGGAGGACACCGACTCGCCCACCCAGTGGTGGCGCCTGGAACGGCAGTAG
- a CDS encoding phosphorothioated DNA-binding restriction endonuclease gives MRRGELLTALSGIRQARSGGVRAPHKPLLLLWLLGRHARLGTSEVTYAEAEEPVSRLINDYGPAVGRATAVQRAAMPFVHLERGLWTLRDAAGRALDPNDVGGSGAALRRVGAVGRLRPEVERLLAEDPSALAVAVRLLLDRHFTPTLEAAICGQADVALPELDVADLELPGPELPDLELPDPDGPAYRITRRRVRAAGFAADVLRAFGHACAVCGYDGRLGRATVGIEAAHVRWHSQGGPDVVDNALALCSLHHALFDFGVLGVTEDRTVRVSPHYRTDSPAGRAVLALVDLPVALPDRPLSARAYDFLGWHDRSVFKHGGFVPD, from the coding sequence GTGAGGCGCGGCGAACTGCTCACCGCCCTGTCCGGCATCAGGCAGGCGCGGAGCGGCGGCGTCCGGGCCCCGCACAAACCGCTGCTGCTGCTCTGGCTGCTCGGCCGCCACGCCCGCCTCGGCACCAGCGAGGTGACGTACGCGGAGGCCGAGGAGCCGGTCAGCCGGCTGATCAACGACTACGGGCCCGCCGTCGGCCGCGCCACCGCCGTCCAGCGTGCCGCCATGCCGTTCGTCCACCTGGAACGCGGCCTCTGGACGCTGCGGGACGCCGCCGGGCGGGCGCTCGACCCGAACGACGTCGGGGGCAGCGGTGCCGCGCTGCGGCGGGTCGGGGCGGTGGGCCGGCTGCGGCCGGAGGTCGAGCGGCTGCTCGCCGAGGACCCGTCGGCCCTCGCCGTCGCCGTCCGGCTCCTGCTGGACCGGCACTTCACCCCAACCCTGGAGGCGGCGATCTGCGGACAGGCGGACGTCGCCCTGCCCGAGCTGGACGTCGCCGACCTGGAGCTCCCCGGCCCGGAGCTCCCCGACCTGGAACTCCCCGACCCGGACGGGCCGGCGTACCGGATCACCCGGCGGCGGGTCCGGGCCGCCGGCTTCGCCGCCGACGTCCTGCGGGCGTTCGGCCACGCCTGCGCGGTCTGCGGGTACGACGGCCGGCTCGGCCGCGCCACCGTGGGGATCGAGGCCGCCCACGTCCGGTGGCACAGCCAGGGCGGCCCGGACGTGGTCGACAACGCGCTCGCCCTCTGCTCCCTGCACCACGCCCTGTTCGACTTCGGCGTGCTCGGGGTGACGGAGGACCGGACCGTCCGCGTCTCCCCGCACTACCGGACCGACTCACCCGCCGGCCGGGCCGTGCTGGCCCTCGTCGACCTCCCGGTGGCCCTCCCCGACCGCCCGCTCTCGGCGCGCGCGTACGACTTCCTGGGCTGGCACGACCGGTCGGTCTTCAAGCACGGCGGCTTCGTCCCCGACTGA
- a CDS encoding tyrosine-protein phosphatase has protein sequence MTDDLPDREPDLPSAFIDIPGVRNFRDAGGVGSLRRGVLYRSGSFHTLAPEGAQRLKALGLRTVIDLRSPFELEVWPDLRHGLDHEAHSLPTLPANREDTDRPWPEGQAELYPFMAATAGPSLVAAIRRLGTPGALPAVVHCAVGKDRTGLTIAVVQELLGASEADVLADFLRSNAGLGLLDGPTPYLDETGTERVSRPISEELLVSSFEWIRAHHGSLTAYLHAHGATDEDLDALRSNLLG, from the coding sequence ATGACCGACGACCTGCCGGACCGTGAACCCGACCTGCCGTCCGCCTTCATCGACATCCCCGGGGTGCGCAACTTCCGTGACGCCGGAGGCGTCGGCTCGCTCCGGCGCGGAGTGCTCTACCGCTCCGGCTCGTTCCACACCCTCGCCCCCGAGGGCGCCCAGCGGCTCAAGGCGCTCGGCCTGCGCACCGTGATCGACCTGCGCAGCCCGTTCGAGCTGGAGGTCTGGCCCGACCTGCGGCACGGGCTGGACCACGAGGCGCACAGCCTCCCCACCCTGCCCGCCAACCGGGAGGACACCGACCGGCCCTGGCCGGAGGGCCAGGCGGAGCTGTACCCGTTCATGGCCGCGACCGCCGGCCCCTCGCTGGTCGCCGCGATCCGCCGGCTCGGCACCCCCGGCGCCCTGCCCGCCGTCGTCCACTGCGCCGTCGGCAAGGACCGCACCGGGCTCACCATCGCCGTCGTCCAGGAGCTGCTGGGCGCCTCCGAGGCCGACGTCCTCGCCGACTTCCTGCGCTCCAACGCCGGGCTCGGCCTCCTCGACGGGCCCACCCCCTACCTCGACGAGACCGGCACCGAGCGCGTCTCCCGGCCCATCTCGGAGGAACTGCTCGTCTCGTCCTTCGAGTGGATCCGCGCCCACCACGGCTCCCTCACCGCCTACCTGCACGCCCACGGCGCCACCGACGAGGACCTCGACGCCCTCCGGTCCAACCTCTTGGGCTAG